A single region of the Nicotiana sylvestris chromosome 6, ASM39365v2, whole genome shotgun sequence genome encodes:
- the LOC104215174 gene encoding uncharacterized protein, whose amino-acid sequence MGILSRHSRRPSFLPRYVIFFAFLFLALLLFFEVDNLISQTKTIVGHNLEPTPWHVFPAKSFDEESTVSKASKIIGCSYLSCPSHVTIPQNSNSASKSKTSESKTCPEFFRSIRYDLEPWTKSRISMNHVMEAQKFAAFRVVIVGGKLFVDFYYACVQSRAMFTIWGILQLLRRYPGKVPDVDLMFDCMDKPIINRTEHSSMPLPLFRYCTTPHHFDIPFPDWSFWGWSEINIRPWEEEFKSIKEGSKSRSWIRKIPVAYWKGNPDVVSPIRTELLNCNDTQMWRAQIMRQDWAEEAKVGFEKSKLSKQCNHRYKIYAEGYAWSVSLKYILACGSLPLIISPQYQDFFSRGLIPKKNYWPIPPFELCPSIKAAVDWGNANPSEAEAIGKAGQDFMESLSIDRIYDYMYHLISEYAKLQDFVPVQPPSALEICIDSVLCFADDKQKQFLKRSIAFPSPGSPCSLSR is encoded by the exons ATGGGGATACTTTCTAGACATAGTCGCCGGCCATCTTTCCTTCCTCGCTACGTTATCTTCTTTGCTTTCCTCTTCCTCGCTCTTCTCCTCTTCTTCGAG GTTGACAACTTAATTTCTCAGACAAAAACCATCGTGGGTCACAATTTAGAGCCAACGCCGTGGCATGTATTTCCTGCAAAATCATTCGATGAAGAATCCACTGTTTCAAAGGCTTCCAAGATCATAGGATGTTCTTATCTTAGCTGCCCGAGTCATGTCACCATTCCTCAAAATAGCAATTCCGCATCCAAATCGAAAACCTCTGAATCCAAAACTTGCCCAGAATTTTTCAGGAGCATACGTTATGACCTTGAACCATGGACCAAGTCCAGGATTTCTATGAACCATGTAATGGAGGCACAGAAGTTTGCGGCTTTTAGAGTTGTTATAGTTGGTGGCAAATTATTTGTAGATTTTTACTATGCTTGTGTACAGAGTAGGGCTATGTTCACGATCTGGGGAATATTGCAGTTACTTAGGAGGTATCCTGGAAAGGTTCCAGATGTTGATTTGATGTTTGATTGCATGGACAAGCCTATTATTAATCGAACTGAACATTCTTCAATGCCTTTGCCTTTGTTTCGGTACTGTACCACACCGCACCATTTTGATATACCATTTCCAGATTGGTCTTTCTGGGGCTG GTCGGAAATAAACATAAGACCatgggaagaagaatttaaaagcATCAAAGAGGGTTCAAAATCTCGAAGTTGGATAAGGAAGATCCCGGTAGCATACTGGAAAGGAAATCCAGATGTTGTTTCTCCGATTCGCACAGAATTGCTCAATTGCAATGACACTCAAATGTGGAGAGCACAAATTATGCGCCAG GATTGGGCAGAAGAAGCAAAGGTTGGATTTGAGAAGTCCAAGCTATCAAAGCAATGTAATCATAG GTACAAGATTTATGCAGAAGGATATGCATGGTCAGTGAGCTTGAAGTATATTCTAGCATGTGGTTCTCTTCCCCTGATAATCAGCCCACAGTATCAGGATTTCTTTAGTCGTGGTCTCATTCCAAAGAAAAATTACTGGCCAATTCCTCCATTTGAATTATGCCCTTCAATAAAGGCTGCTGTTGATTGGGGTAATGCAAATCCATCAGAG GCCGAAGCCATTGGAAAAGCAGGACAAGACTTCATGGAAAGTTTGAGTATTGATCGGATATATGATTACATGTATCACTTGATTTCAGAGTATGCAAAGCTGCAGGACTTTGTTCCTGTTCAACCCCCCTCTGCTCTTGAGATTTGTATTGATTCAGTGCTTTGTTTTGCTGATGACAAGCAAAAACAATTCCTCAAAAGATCCATTGCATTCCCTTCACCTGGAAGTCCTTGCTCACTTTCGAGATAG